Genomic segment of Maricaulis maris:
CCACCCGAGACGATCGCCACCAGGCGGCCCTCGCCACCGGCTCCGGCATAGCCGGTAAAGGCCGTCGCACCCGCCTTGTCGCGGACCGAGAACCAGACCGCATCCGGAGCGGCATCACCGGAGGAGAACTTGCTGGCCCGCGCATCAGCGCGCTGCTTGTCCATCGCCGTCTCGAACCCGGCCTCGTCGACCGTCATGCCCTTGGCGCGCAGGGCGTCCTGGGTGAGGTCGAGCGGGAAACCGAAAGTGTCATAAAGCTTGAACGCCGTCTCACCCGCAAGGGCATCGCCCTTGGACATGCCGGCGGTTGCCTCTTCAAGCAGGGTCAGACCGCGGCCGAGCGTACGCTGGAAGCGCTCCTCCTCGACCTTCAGCGAATCCTCCAGCAGGGCCTGGGCACGGCCGAGCTCGGGATAGGCCTCGCCCATCTCGGCCTGCAGGGCCGAGACCAGCTTCCACATCACCGGCTCATGGGCACCGAGGATATGGGCATGGCGCATGGCCCGCCGCATGATCCGGCGCAGCACATAGCCGCGGCCCTCATTGGAGGGGCTGACCCCATCGGCCATCAGGAAACAGGTCGAACGGAGGTGGTCGGCGATCACCCGGTGGCTGGCCAGCGCCGCCCCCTCGGCCTTCACACCGAGCACCGCCTCACCCGCCGCGATCAGATTGCGGAACAGGTCGGTCTCGTAGTTGTTGTGCTTGCCCTGCAGGATGGCGGAGATGCGCTCCAGCCCCATGCCGGTATCGATCGACGGCTTGGGCAGGTTGATGCGCTCGTCCGGGCCGAGCTGCTCGAACTGCATGAAGACGAGGTTCCAGATCTCGATGAAACGATCGCCATCCTCGTCCGGCGAACCGGGCGGTCCGCCCGGGATCGACGGGCCGTGATCGAAGAAGATTTCCGAACACGGACCGCAGGGGCCGGTATCGCCCATTGACCAGAAATTGTCCGAGGTGGAGATGCCGATGATGCGGTCATCGGAAAGACCGGCAATCTTGCGCCACAGGGCGCGCGCTTCCTCGTCCTCGGAATAGACCGTGACCAGGAGCTTGTCGGCGGGCAGTTCGAATTCGCGGGTGACCAGCTGCCAGGCGTGGGCGATCGCCTCTTCCTTGAAGTAGTCGCCGAAGGAGAAATTGCCCAGCATCTCGAAAAAAGTGTGGTGGCGGGCCGTGTAGCCGACATTGTCGAGGTCATTGTGCTTGCCACCGGCACGCACACATTTCTGCGACGAGGTCGCGCGCGGCAGGGCTCGCTTTTCCTGACCGGTGAAGGCGTTCTTGAACGGGACCATGCCGGCGTTCACGAACAGCAGGGTCGGATCGTCCTGCGGCACCAGCGGCGCCGATTGCACCACCTCGTGGTCGTGTCTGGCGAAATAGTCGAGGAAAGTCGCACGGATGTCGCGCAGGCTGGCCATGATGTCCGATCCCGTCGGCTGGAGTGTCGCGTCTCCGCAGGATCTGCGGACACAAACCGGTTTCTGTTGAGTGACATATAGAAACGGGTGCCCGGCCTAGCCAAGCACCCGTTCATAATCAAGCTGCGATTGTCGCCTCACCGTGGCGTTGAGGCCGCGTGCCCCGGCACCGACTCGCTTCTGACCACCCGGCAAGGCCGTTCTGGACAGGCCCGCCGCCGGCTGGAGGGTCCCGGCGGTAGCCGCAGCGGGTTGGCGATGTTGACGGCAGGCCACAGCAGGCCGGAGAGGTGCTGCGAGGCGCTCCGACCCGGGCGATCAAGCCGACCGCCTGCCAGAGTCCCCGCAACAGCCGCGCCCAACTCAGCCGGCGGCCGCGTCGTCTTCCACGGCATCCGGACC
This window contains:
- the alaS gene encoding alanine--tRNA ligase, with amino-acid sequence MASLRDIRATFLDYFARHDHEVVQSAPLVPQDDPTLLFVNAGMVPFKNAFTGQEKRALPRATSSQKCVRAGGKHNDLDNVGYTARHHTFFEMLGNFSFGDYFKEEAIAHAWQLVTREFELPADKLLVTVYSEDEEARALWRKIAGLSDDRIIGISTSDNFWSMGDTGPCGPCSEIFFDHGPSIPGGPPGSPDEDGDRFIEIWNLVFMQFEQLGPDERINLPKPSIDTGMGLERISAILQGKHNNYETDLFRNLIAAGEAVLGVKAEGAALASHRVIADHLRSTCFLMADGVSPSNEGRGYVLRRIMRRAMRHAHILGAHEPVMWKLVSALQAEMGEAYPELGRAQALLEDSLKVEEERFQRTLGRGLTLLEEATAGMSKGDALAGETAFKLYDTFGFPLDLTQDALRAKGMTVDEAGFETAMDKQRADARASKFSSGDAAPDAVWFSVRDKAGATAFTGYAGAGGEGRLVAIVSGGQETKALGAGQRAELVFDQTPFYGESGGQCGDTGEIRFTDGAVFIVEDTQKRGGDMHTHIGVLTKGEITLGDSATLDADAPRRAAIRANHSATHLVHAALRDVLGGHVTQKGSHVGPDRLRFDFSHNKSVTAVEITAIEAQVNAVIRQNSPVSTREMTPDAAIEAGALALFGEKYGDKVRVLTMGEALGDHDKPYSVELCGGTHVARTGDIALFKIVAETAVSSGIRRIEAMTAEGARLYMEEQMGFGRAAADALKIPTADLATRVSSLMEERKKLERQLAEAKKQLAMGGGASGAPAGPETINGVNFIGRVVEGVGGKDLRGLIDEAKAQMGSGVAAFIGVNDGKAALAVGVTDDLKDRFGAVDLVKAGAGAVGGKGGGGRPDFAQAGGPDGSKADAGLAAIRDVLAG